Proteins encoded by one window of Lycium barbarum isolate Lr01 chromosome 11, ASM1917538v2, whole genome shotgun sequence:
- the LOC132618043 gene encoding U-box domain-containing protein 34 isoform X3, translated as MKVEGDAMVNVGVAVKSIEGKGSQRAVRWGIDKLLPKANRFYLIHVMPTLTSIPTPSGESIPVDELDDNVVEMYIEDMRAKCKDIFIPFKNLCKRKNVETVVLEGDNPATVLLKYVAQVGINSLVLGSSSPSYFGRKQKDGGVPSAILKHAPESFDVYVVSPNGLVNSSNPLLSTETERHTINQKESSASCASMEFHSRASSLADITHLNSPACLHGNTSNHMSSQKKCTQNLEESTTVLEAVKSSHSSTYSEQVLLLSSECLEETRRVNAAKEREESLRKTAADVKKKHVKAEKELEIARKLLAKEACERQIAELKALQQSLEKQKVVDALLSCDDRYRRLTREEIEVATDSFSESKMIGEGGYGKVYNGNLDHTPVAIKVLHPDASKKKEEFLREVEVLSQLHHPHIVLLLGASPENGCLVYEYMENGSLEDYIFQGKNRPLPWFVRFRILFEVACALAFLHNSKPEPIIHRDLKPGNILLDKNYVSKIGDVGLAKIMSDIVPESITEYRNSIVAGTLAYMDPEYLRTGTLRPKSDLYAFGIITLQLLAVCHPNGLIMKFEKAIDTNSLADVLDKSVVDWPLIEAEELAKMALQCCKLRCRDRPDLETEVLPLLKKLFEFAEMHVRVEGNLKAPSQYFCPILQEVMEDPHIAADGFTYEHGAIKAWVDRHNVSPVTKQRLQHKMLTPNRTLRLAIQDWRSR; from the exons CAGGAGAGAGTATTCCAGTTGACGAGCTTGATGACAATGTGGTGGAAATGTATATAGAGGATATGAGGGCTAAATGTAAAGATATATTTATCCCATTTAAGAATCTATGCAAAAGAAAAAAT GTTGAAACTGTGGTGCTGGAAGGGGATAATCCTGCAACAGTGCTTCTAAAATATGTAGCTCAGGTCGGGATTAATAGTCTAGTGTTGGGCTCTTCCTCTCCCAGTTACTTTGGCAG GAAGCAGAAGGATGGAGGTGTACCATCAGCTATCCTCAAGCATGCTCCTGAGTCTTTTGATGTTTATGTGGTGTCGCCGAATGGACTTGTTAATTCCTCGAATCCCTTATTATCTACTG AGACTGAACGTCATACTATCAATCAAAAAGAATCCAGTGCGTCTTGTGCCTCCATGGAATTTCATAGCAGAGCATCATCACTTGCAGACATTACTCATCTCAATTCTCCAGCATGTTTACATGGGAACACTTCTAATCATATGAGTTCTCAGAAAAAATGCACTCAAAATCTAGAAGAGTCGACAACAGTTCTGGAGGCAGTCAAGAGCAGCCACTCTTCCACTTACTCAGAACAG GTCCTATTACTTTCTTCTGAATGCCTTGAAGAAACTAGAAGAGTGAATGCAGCCAAGGAAAGAGAAGAAAGCCTAAGGAAAACAGCTGCTGATGTGAAGAAAAAGCATGTAAAAGCTGAGAAGGAGCTCGAGATAGCACGAAAGTTGCTCGCCAAAGAAGCTTGTGAGAGGCAGATAGCAGAGTTGAAGGCTCTACAGCAATCCTTAGAAAAACAAAAAGTTGTCGATGCACTACTATCATGTGATGACAGGTATAGGAGACTGACTAGAGAAGAGATTGAGGTGGCTACTGATTCTTTTTCTGAGTCTAAGATGATTGGTGAAGGAGGCTATGGAAAAGTTTACAACGGCAACCTTGATCATACCCCTGTTGCCATTAAAGTTCTTCATCCAGACGCATCAAAAAAGAAAGAGGAGTTTCTAAGAGAG GTTGAGGTTCTTAGCCAGTTGCATCACCCACACATTGTTTTACTGCTCGGAGCCTCTCCAGAAAATGGCTGCCTTGTTTATGAGTATATGGAAAATGGAAGCCTGGAAGATTACATTTTCCAAGGAAAAAACAGACCTCTTCCCTGGTTTGTTCGATTCCGGATACTTTTTGAAGTGGCATGCGCTCTTGCATTCTTGCACAACTCAAAGCCTGAGCCTATCATTCATCGAGATCTAAAGCCAGGAAACATATTGTTGGACAAAAATTACGTGAGTAAAATTGGAGACGTGGGTTTAGCGAAAATTATGTCAGATATTGTTCCAGAAAGTATTACCGAGTATAGAAACTCCATTGTTGCTGGGACCCTTGCTTACATGGATCCAGAGTATCTAAGAACTGGCACTCTGAGACCTAAGTCTGATCTGTATGCTTTTGGAATAATAACACTTCAACTATTGGCTGTTTGTCATCCTAATGGCCTTATCATGAAATTTGAGAAAGCTATAGACACTAATTCGCTTGCGGATGTACTTGATAAGTCAGTTGTAGACTGGCCATTGATTGAAGCAGAGGAGCTAGCTAAGATGGCACTACAATGCTGTAAGCTTAGATGCAGAGATAGACCAGATCTTGAGACTGAAGTTCTTCCACTTCTGAAAAAACTTTTCGAATTTGCAGAGATGCATGTCAGGGTAGAGGGAAACCTTAAGGCACCTAGCCAGTACTTCTGTCCAATACTTCAG GAAGTAATGGAAGACCCACATATAGCAGCTGATGGCTTTACGTATGAGCACGGAGCAATAAAGGCATGGGTTGACAGACATAACGTGTCACCTGTTACGAAACAGAGACTGCAGCACAAGATGCTTACCCCAAACCGCACGTTACGCCTTGCCATACAAGATTGGAGGTCACGTTAA
- the LOC132618043 gene encoding U-box domain-containing protein 34 isoform X1, whose amino-acid sequence MKVEGDAMVNVGVAVKSIEGKGSQRAVRWGIDKLLPKANRFYLIHVMPTLTSIPTPSGESIPVDELDDNVVEMYIEDMRAKCKDIFIPFKNLCKRKNVETVVLEGDNPATVLLKYVAQVGINSLVLGSSSPSYFGRKQKDGGVPSAILKHAPESFDVYVVSPNGLVNSSNPLLSTETERHTINQKESSASCASMEFHSRASSLADITHLNSPACLHGNTSNHMSSQKKCTQNLEESTTVLEAVKSSHSSTYSEQSDIQVEMGRLRLELQNTITLYNQTCEQLIHAQNKVLLLSSECLEETRRVNAAKEREESLRKTAADVKKKHVKAEKELEIARKLLAKEACERQIAELKALQQSLEKQKVVDALLSCDDRYRRLTREEIEVATDSFSESKMIGEGGYGKVYNGNLDHTPVAIKVLHPDASKKKEEFLREVEVLSQLHHPHIVLLLGASPENGCLVYEYMENGSLEDYIFQGKNRPLPWFVRFRILFEVACALAFLHNSKPEPIIHRDLKPGNILLDKNYVSKIGDVGLAKIMSDIVPESITEYRNSIVAGTLAYMDPEYLRTGTLRPKSDLYAFGIITLQLLAVCHPNGLIMKFEKAIDTNSLADVLDKSVVDWPLIEAEELAKMALQCCKLRCRDRPDLETEVLPLLKKLFEFAEMHVRVEGNLKAPSQYFCPILQEVMEDPHIAADGFTYEHGAIKAWVDRHNVSPVTKQRLQHKMLTPNRTLRLAIQDWRSR is encoded by the exons CAGGAGAGAGTATTCCAGTTGACGAGCTTGATGACAATGTGGTGGAAATGTATATAGAGGATATGAGGGCTAAATGTAAAGATATATTTATCCCATTTAAGAATCTATGCAAAAGAAAAAAT GTTGAAACTGTGGTGCTGGAAGGGGATAATCCTGCAACAGTGCTTCTAAAATATGTAGCTCAGGTCGGGATTAATAGTCTAGTGTTGGGCTCTTCCTCTCCCAGTTACTTTGGCAG GAAGCAGAAGGATGGAGGTGTACCATCAGCTATCCTCAAGCATGCTCCTGAGTCTTTTGATGTTTATGTGGTGTCGCCGAATGGACTTGTTAATTCCTCGAATCCCTTATTATCTACTG AGACTGAACGTCATACTATCAATCAAAAAGAATCCAGTGCGTCTTGTGCCTCCATGGAATTTCATAGCAGAGCATCATCACTTGCAGACATTACTCATCTCAATTCTCCAGCATGTTTACATGGGAACACTTCTAATCATATGAGTTCTCAGAAAAAATGCACTCAAAATCTAGAAGAGTCGACAACAGTTCTGGAGGCAGTCAAGAGCAGCCACTCTTCCACTTACTCAGAACAG TCAGACATTCAGGTTGAAATGGGAAGATTGCGCTTAGAGTTGCAAAATACCATAACATTGTACAACCAAACATGTGAACAACTGATCCATGCCCAAAACAAG GTCCTATTACTTTCTTCTGAATGCCTTGAAGAAACTAGAAGAGTGAATGCAGCCAAGGAAAGAGAAGAAAGCCTAAGGAAAACAGCTGCTGATGTGAAGAAAAAGCATGTAAAAGCTGAGAAGGAGCTCGAGATAGCACGAAAGTTGCTCGCCAAAGAAGCTTGTGAGAGGCAGATAGCAGAGTTGAAGGCTCTACAGCAATCCTTAGAAAAACAAAAAGTTGTCGATGCACTACTATCATGTGATGACAGGTATAGGAGACTGACTAGAGAAGAGATTGAGGTGGCTACTGATTCTTTTTCTGAGTCTAAGATGATTGGTGAAGGAGGCTATGGAAAAGTTTACAACGGCAACCTTGATCATACCCCTGTTGCCATTAAAGTTCTTCATCCAGACGCATCAAAAAAGAAAGAGGAGTTTCTAAGAGAG GTTGAGGTTCTTAGCCAGTTGCATCACCCACACATTGTTTTACTGCTCGGAGCCTCTCCAGAAAATGGCTGCCTTGTTTATGAGTATATGGAAAATGGAAGCCTGGAAGATTACATTTTCCAAGGAAAAAACAGACCTCTTCCCTGGTTTGTTCGATTCCGGATACTTTTTGAAGTGGCATGCGCTCTTGCATTCTTGCACAACTCAAAGCCTGAGCCTATCATTCATCGAGATCTAAAGCCAGGAAACATATTGTTGGACAAAAATTACGTGAGTAAAATTGGAGACGTGGGTTTAGCGAAAATTATGTCAGATATTGTTCCAGAAAGTATTACCGAGTATAGAAACTCCATTGTTGCTGGGACCCTTGCTTACATGGATCCAGAGTATCTAAGAACTGGCACTCTGAGACCTAAGTCTGATCTGTATGCTTTTGGAATAATAACACTTCAACTATTGGCTGTTTGTCATCCTAATGGCCTTATCATGAAATTTGAGAAAGCTATAGACACTAATTCGCTTGCGGATGTACTTGATAAGTCAGTTGTAGACTGGCCATTGATTGAAGCAGAGGAGCTAGCTAAGATGGCACTACAATGCTGTAAGCTTAGATGCAGAGATAGACCAGATCTTGAGACTGAAGTTCTTCCACTTCTGAAAAAACTTTTCGAATTTGCAGAGATGCATGTCAGGGTAGAGGGAAACCTTAAGGCACCTAGCCAGTACTTCTGTCCAATACTTCAG GAAGTAATGGAAGACCCACATATAGCAGCTGATGGCTTTACGTATGAGCACGGAGCAATAAAGGCATGGGTTGACAGACATAACGTGTCACCTGTTACGAAACAGAGACTGCAGCACAAGATGCTTACCCCAAACCGCACGTTACGCCTTGCCATACAAGATTGGAGGTCACGTTAA
- the LOC132618043 gene encoding U-box domain-containing protein 34 isoform X4, whose translation MYIEDMRAKCKDIFIPFKNLCKRKNVETVVLEGDNPATVLLKYVAQVGINSLVLGSSSPSYFGRKQKDGGVPSAILKHAPESFDVYVVSPNGLVNSSNPLLSTETERHTINQKESSASCASMEFHSRASSLADITHLNSPACLHGNTSNHMSSQKKCTQNLEESTTVLEAVKSSHSSTYSEQSDIQVEMGRLRLELQNTITLYNQTCEQLIHAQNKVLLLSSECLEETRRVNAAKEREESLRKTAADVKKKHVKAEKELEIARKLLAKEACERQIAELKALQQSLEKQKVVDALLSCDDRYRRLTREEIEVATDSFSESKMIGEGGYGKVYNGNLDHTPVAIKVLHPDASKKKEEFLREVEVLSQLHHPHIVLLLGASPENGCLVYEYMENGSLEDYIFQGKNRPLPWFVRFRILFEVACALAFLHNSKPEPIIHRDLKPGNILLDKNYVSKIGDVGLAKIMSDIVPESITEYRNSIVAGTLAYMDPEYLRTGTLRPKSDLYAFGIITLQLLAVCHPNGLIMKFEKAIDTNSLADVLDKSVVDWPLIEAEELAKMALQCCKLRCRDRPDLETEVLPLLKKLFEFAEMHVRVEGNLKAPSQYFCPILQEVMEDPHIAADGFTYEHGAIKAWVDRHNVSPVTKQRLQHKMLTPNRTLRLAIQDWRSR comes from the exons ATGTATATAGAGGATATGAGGGCTAAATGTAAAGATATATTTATCCCATTTAAGAATCTATGCAAAAGAAAAAAT GTTGAAACTGTGGTGCTGGAAGGGGATAATCCTGCAACAGTGCTTCTAAAATATGTAGCTCAGGTCGGGATTAATAGTCTAGTGTTGGGCTCTTCCTCTCCCAGTTACTTTGGCAG GAAGCAGAAGGATGGAGGTGTACCATCAGCTATCCTCAAGCATGCTCCTGAGTCTTTTGATGTTTATGTGGTGTCGCCGAATGGACTTGTTAATTCCTCGAATCCCTTATTATCTACTG AGACTGAACGTCATACTATCAATCAAAAAGAATCCAGTGCGTCTTGTGCCTCCATGGAATTTCATAGCAGAGCATCATCACTTGCAGACATTACTCATCTCAATTCTCCAGCATGTTTACATGGGAACACTTCTAATCATATGAGTTCTCAGAAAAAATGCACTCAAAATCTAGAAGAGTCGACAACAGTTCTGGAGGCAGTCAAGAGCAGCCACTCTTCCACTTACTCAGAACAG TCAGACATTCAGGTTGAAATGGGAAGATTGCGCTTAGAGTTGCAAAATACCATAACATTGTACAACCAAACATGTGAACAACTGATCCATGCCCAAAACAAG GTCCTATTACTTTCTTCTGAATGCCTTGAAGAAACTAGAAGAGTGAATGCAGCCAAGGAAAGAGAAGAAAGCCTAAGGAAAACAGCTGCTGATGTGAAGAAAAAGCATGTAAAAGCTGAGAAGGAGCTCGAGATAGCACGAAAGTTGCTCGCCAAAGAAGCTTGTGAGAGGCAGATAGCAGAGTTGAAGGCTCTACAGCAATCCTTAGAAAAACAAAAAGTTGTCGATGCACTACTATCATGTGATGACAGGTATAGGAGACTGACTAGAGAAGAGATTGAGGTGGCTACTGATTCTTTTTCTGAGTCTAAGATGATTGGTGAAGGAGGCTATGGAAAAGTTTACAACGGCAACCTTGATCATACCCCTGTTGCCATTAAAGTTCTTCATCCAGACGCATCAAAAAAGAAAGAGGAGTTTCTAAGAGAG GTTGAGGTTCTTAGCCAGTTGCATCACCCACACATTGTTTTACTGCTCGGAGCCTCTCCAGAAAATGGCTGCCTTGTTTATGAGTATATGGAAAATGGAAGCCTGGAAGATTACATTTTCCAAGGAAAAAACAGACCTCTTCCCTGGTTTGTTCGATTCCGGATACTTTTTGAAGTGGCATGCGCTCTTGCATTCTTGCACAACTCAAAGCCTGAGCCTATCATTCATCGAGATCTAAAGCCAGGAAACATATTGTTGGACAAAAATTACGTGAGTAAAATTGGAGACGTGGGTTTAGCGAAAATTATGTCAGATATTGTTCCAGAAAGTATTACCGAGTATAGAAACTCCATTGTTGCTGGGACCCTTGCTTACATGGATCCAGAGTATCTAAGAACTGGCACTCTGAGACCTAAGTCTGATCTGTATGCTTTTGGAATAATAACACTTCAACTATTGGCTGTTTGTCATCCTAATGGCCTTATCATGAAATTTGAGAAAGCTATAGACACTAATTCGCTTGCGGATGTACTTGATAAGTCAGTTGTAGACTGGCCATTGATTGAAGCAGAGGAGCTAGCTAAGATGGCACTACAATGCTGTAAGCTTAGATGCAGAGATAGACCAGATCTTGAGACTGAAGTTCTTCCACTTCTGAAAAAACTTTTCGAATTTGCAGAGATGCATGTCAGGGTAGAGGGAAACCTTAAGGCACCTAGCCAGTACTTCTGTCCAATACTTCAG GAAGTAATGGAAGACCCACATATAGCAGCTGATGGCTTTACGTATGAGCACGGAGCAATAAAGGCATGGGTTGACAGACATAACGTGTCACCTGTTACGAAACAGAGACTGCAGCACAAGATGCTTACCCCAAACCGCACGTTACGCCTTGCCATACAAGATTGGAGGTCACGTTAA
- the LOC132618043 gene encoding U-box domain-containing protein 34 isoform X2, producing the protein MKVEGDAMVNVGVAVKSIEGKGSQRAVRWGIDKLLPKANRFYLIHVMPTLTSIPTPSGESIPVDELDDNVVEMYIEDMRAKCKDIFIPFKNLCKRKNVETVVLEGDNPATVLLKYVAQVGINSLVLGSSSPSYFGRKQKDGGVPSAILKHAPESFDVYVVSPNGLVNSSNPLLSTETERHTINQKESSASCASMEFHSRASSLADITHLNSPACLHGNTSNHMSSQKKCTQNLEESTTVLEAVKSSHSSTYSEQVEMGRLRLELQNTITLYNQTCEQLIHAQNKVLLLSSECLEETRRVNAAKEREESLRKTAADVKKKHVKAEKELEIARKLLAKEACERQIAELKALQQSLEKQKVVDALLSCDDRYRRLTREEIEVATDSFSESKMIGEGGYGKVYNGNLDHTPVAIKVLHPDASKKKEEFLREVEVLSQLHHPHIVLLLGASPENGCLVYEYMENGSLEDYIFQGKNRPLPWFVRFRILFEVACALAFLHNSKPEPIIHRDLKPGNILLDKNYVSKIGDVGLAKIMSDIVPESITEYRNSIVAGTLAYMDPEYLRTGTLRPKSDLYAFGIITLQLLAVCHPNGLIMKFEKAIDTNSLADVLDKSVVDWPLIEAEELAKMALQCCKLRCRDRPDLETEVLPLLKKLFEFAEMHVRVEGNLKAPSQYFCPILQEVMEDPHIAADGFTYEHGAIKAWVDRHNVSPVTKQRLQHKMLTPNRTLRLAIQDWRSR; encoded by the exons CAGGAGAGAGTATTCCAGTTGACGAGCTTGATGACAATGTGGTGGAAATGTATATAGAGGATATGAGGGCTAAATGTAAAGATATATTTATCCCATTTAAGAATCTATGCAAAAGAAAAAAT GTTGAAACTGTGGTGCTGGAAGGGGATAATCCTGCAACAGTGCTTCTAAAATATGTAGCTCAGGTCGGGATTAATAGTCTAGTGTTGGGCTCTTCCTCTCCCAGTTACTTTGGCAG GAAGCAGAAGGATGGAGGTGTACCATCAGCTATCCTCAAGCATGCTCCTGAGTCTTTTGATGTTTATGTGGTGTCGCCGAATGGACTTGTTAATTCCTCGAATCCCTTATTATCTACTG AGACTGAACGTCATACTATCAATCAAAAAGAATCCAGTGCGTCTTGTGCCTCCATGGAATTTCATAGCAGAGCATCATCACTTGCAGACATTACTCATCTCAATTCTCCAGCATGTTTACATGGGAACACTTCTAATCATATGAGTTCTCAGAAAAAATGCACTCAAAATCTAGAAGAGTCGACAACAGTTCTGGAGGCAGTCAAGAGCAGCCACTCTTCCACTTACTCAGAACAG GTTGAAATGGGAAGATTGCGCTTAGAGTTGCAAAATACCATAACATTGTACAACCAAACATGTGAACAACTGATCCATGCCCAAAACAAG GTCCTATTACTTTCTTCTGAATGCCTTGAAGAAACTAGAAGAGTGAATGCAGCCAAGGAAAGAGAAGAAAGCCTAAGGAAAACAGCTGCTGATGTGAAGAAAAAGCATGTAAAAGCTGAGAAGGAGCTCGAGATAGCACGAAAGTTGCTCGCCAAAGAAGCTTGTGAGAGGCAGATAGCAGAGTTGAAGGCTCTACAGCAATCCTTAGAAAAACAAAAAGTTGTCGATGCACTACTATCATGTGATGACAGGTATAGGAGACTGACTAGAGAAGAGATTGAGGTGGCTACTGATTCTTTTTCTGAGTCTAAGATGATTGGTGAAGGAGGCTATGGAAAAGTTTACAACGGCAACCTTGATCATACCCCTGTTGCCATTAAAGTTCTTCATCCAGACGCATCAAAAAAGAAAGAGGAGTTTCTAAGAGAG GTTGAGGTTCTTAGCCAGTTGCATCACCCACACATTGTTTTACTGCTCGGAGCCTCTCCAGAAAATGGCTGCCTTGTTTATGAGTATATGGAAAATGGAAGCCTGGAAGATTACATTTTCCAAGGAAAAAACAGACCTCTTCCCTGGTTTGTTCGATTCCGGATACTTTTTGAAGTGGCATGCGCTCTTGCATTCTTGCACAACTCAAAGCCTGAGCCTATCATTCATCGAGATCTAAAGCCAGGAAACATATTGTTGGACAAAAATTACGTGAGTAAAATTGGAGACGTGGGTTTAGCGAAAATTATGTCAGATATTGTTCCAGAAAGTATTACCGAGTATAGAAACTCCATTGTTGCTGGGACCCTTGCTTACATGGATCCAGAGTATCTAAGAACTGGCACTCTGAGACCTAAGTCTGATCTGTATGCTTTTGGAATAATAACACTTCAACTATTGGCTGTTTGTCATCCTAATGGCCTTATCATGAAATTTGAGAAAGCTATAGACACTAATTCGCTTGCGGATGTACTTGATAAGTCAGTTGTAGACTGGCCATTGATTGAAGCAGAGGAGCTAGCTAAGATGGCACTACAATGCTGTAAGCTTAGATGCAGAGATAGACCAGATCTTGAGACTGAAGTTCTTCCACTTCTGAAAAAACTTTTCGAATTTGCAGAGATGCATGTCAGGGTAGAGGGAAACCTTAAGGCACCTAGCCAGTACTTCTGTCCAATACTTCAG GAAGTAATGGAAGACCCACATATAGCAGCTGATGGCTTTACGTATGAGCACGGAGCAATAAAGGCATGGGTTGACAGACATAACGTGTCACCTGTTACGAAACAGAGACTGCAGCACAAGATGCTTACCCCAAACCGCACGTTACGCCTTGCCATACAAGATTGGAGGTCACGTTAA
- the LOC132618045 gene encoding glyoxylase I 4: MASLLNPPLTLPQNKLNHGGVLAVSTSALPNKSFQPSSTRRSHRRCMLMRAKTSLEADMLPKDSVGTDAVDDKDFGVVSMHHVGILCENLERSLNFYQNILGLEINEARPHDKLPYRGAWLWVGSEMIHLMELPNPDPLTGRPEHGGRDRHTCIAIRDVSKLKAILDKAGIPYTLSRSGRPAIFTRDPDTNALEFTQVDA, encoded by the exons ATGGCTTCTCTGTTGAATCCACCTCTCACTCTGCCTCAAAACAAG CTGAATCATGGAGGTGTCCTGGCTGTATCTACCAGTGCACTACCAAACAAAAGTTTTCAACCATCTTCAACACGACGGAGCCACAGGCGTTGTATGCTGATGAGAGCTAAAACGTCGCTGGAAGCGGATATGCTTCCAAAAGATTCTGTAGGCACCGACGCTGTTGATGATAAGG ATTTTGGAGTTGTTAGCATGCACCATGTCGGAATACTATGTGAAAACCTTGAGAGGTCGTTGAACTTCTACCAGAATATTCTTG GACTAGAAATAAATGAAGCAAGACCACACGACAAGCTTCCATACAGAGGTGCTTGGTTGTGGGTGGGGTCTGAGATGATACATCTAATGGAGCTTCCAAATCCGGATCCCTTAACTGGTCGGCCTGAACATGGGGGCAGAGATCGTCATACTTGCATAGCAATTCGCGATGTGTCTAAGCTGAAAGCTATTCTTGATAAAGCTG GCATTCCCTACACCCTTAGTCGCTCTGGAAGACCAGCCATTTTCACTCGAGACCCAGATACTAATGCACTAGAATTTACTCAAGTTGATGCTTGA